One stretch of Gadus chalcogrammus isolate NIFS_2021 chromosome 14, NIFS_Gcha_1.0, whole genome shotgun sequence DNA includes these proteins:
- the usp8 gene encoding ubiquitin carboxyl-terminal hydrolase 8 — protein sequence MPAVSTSGAKQLYLSTSLGELNKKAEIKPDKTGTRSYVQSACKIFKAAEEGRLDRDEERAYVLYMKYLTVYDLLKKRPDFKLQQEYFLSLLGPTSFKKAIEEAEKLAESLKLRYEEAEVRKKLEEKERQELQARKEEKAVKDVSRLSPKGTSANAKKVKGEQNELKSALIKVPGTPPGGITAEKLFHMMKDQAITLIVMDARSHQDFEESRIQVPAQTVISVPEEAVSPGSTVHQIEAKLPESSRDQWRRRGFVDYLVLLDWFSAVPDLKLGTTLRSLKDALYKWDSITAIRSEPLVLEGGYENWLLFYPMYTTWAKVRPPRQDVISLLPQLNFSYPSLEDPKPPAPAQPDPPPAPEPQAPPAPPQVNGVGPPVQAVPETHVLPDRLPDSTDAPASSSQSAPPDLAKTGPPAAPTTTTTTPSPAPVSAAKATPQIDRTKKPSVRVSGDPRPGPDADPGGPSMPDRSGKPPVQSEDRVPGDQDPQEADPGSKDREEGGAARREEESHLDRKRLERQTAKEEEEEEEEEGGDRVNGLGGVRRRRGRELGSDSPGKSASLDSPAANRIVSEVKREPLTRARSEEMGRSIPGLPNGWMKFLDTVTGTYRYYHSPTNRVHLYPPEVTVPQTPPPTPPTAKPRTSRGAGPDAGADRGAEHEQSKLKRSYSSPDISQELRDEAVKKSSTTTANAAAAAATPTFNRDTKPATKAYPKVEIARPSAAKIRNLNPVFGGVGASLTGLRNLGNTCYMNSIMQCLCNTPAMAEYFNQNYYQEDINRANILGHKGEVAEEFGVIMKALWSGLYKIISARDFKITIGKINDQFSGCEQQDSQELLLFLMDGLHEDLNKADNRKRYKEEENDHLDDQKAADLAWSKHKLLNESIIVALFQGQFKSTVQCLTCHRKSRTFETFMYLSLPLASTSKCSLQDCLRLFSKEERLTDNNKVFCRHCKAHRDSTKKLEIWKVPPIVLVHLKRFSYEGRWKQKLQTTVDFPLEGLDLSQYVIAPRQNLKKYCLYGVSNHYGGLDGGHYTAYCKNALKQRWYKFDDHEVSEISTSHVKSSAAYILFYSTL from the exons ATGCCAGCAGTGTCCACCAGTGGTGCGAAGCAGTTGTACCTCTCTACGTCTCTGGGGGAACTCAACAAGAAGGCTGAGATCAAGCCTGACAAGACAGGCACCAGAAG CTACGTTCAAAGTGCCTGTAAGATCTTTAAGGCCGCAGAGGAGGGGCGTCTGGACCGGGATGAGGAGAGGGCCTACGTCCTGTACATGAAGTATCTCACTGTGTACGACCTCCTCAAGAAACGGCCAGACTTCAAGCTGCAGCAG GAGTACTTCCTGTCCTTGCTGGGGCCAACCAGCTTCAAAAAAGCCATAGAAGAGGCTGAGAAGCTAGCAGAAAGCCTCAAACTCAG GTATGAAGAGGCAGAGGTTCGTAAGAAgctagaggagaaggagagacaggagcTGCAGGCGAGGAAAGAAGAGAAGGCTGTAAAGGACGTCAGCAGATTGTCTCCCAAAGGCACCTCAGCCAACGCCAAAAAG GTCAAAGGAGAGCAGAATGAACTGAAGAGTGCACTGATTAAAG tgCCCGGAACGCCACCAGGGGGCATCACGGCGGAGAAGCTGTTCCACATGATGAAGGACCAGGCCATCACACTCATCGTCATGGACGCCCGCAGCCACCAGGACTTTGAGGAGTCCCGCATCCAGGTCCCTGCCCAAACGGTGATCAGCGTTCCTGAGGAGGCGGTCAGCCCGGG GAGCACGGTCCACCAGATCGAGGCCAAGCTCCCGGAGTCGTCCCGGGACCAATGGCGCCGGCGGGGTTTTGTAGACTACCTGGTGCTGCTGGACTGGTTCAGCGCCGTCCCGGACCTCAAACTGGGAACCACTCTACGCAGCCTCAAGGACGCCCTCTACAAG tgggaCAGCATCACCGCCATCCGCAGCGAGCCGTTGGTCCTGGAGGGGGGCTATGAGAACTGGCTGCTCTTCTACCCCATGTACACCACCTGGGCCAAAGTACGGCCCCCCAGACAGGACGTCATCAGCCTGCTCCCTCAGT TGAACTTCAGCTACCCCTCCCTGGAGGACCCGAagcccccggcccccgcccAGCCGgaccccccgccggcccccgaGCCCCAGGCCCCTCCGGCCCCGCCCCAGGTCAACGGGGTCGGACCCCCGGTGCAGGCGGTCCCTGAGACCCACGTCCTCCCAGACCGGCTGCCGGACTCCACCGACGCCCCCGCCAGCTCCTCCCAGAGCGCCCCCCCggacctggccaagacaggaCCCCCAgcggcccccaccaccaccaccaccacccccagccccgCTCCGGTCTCGGCCGCTAAGGCCACCCCCCAg ATCGACCGGACCAAGAAGCCCTCCGTGCGTGTGTCGGGCGACCCTCGTCCCGGTCCGGACGCGGATCCCGGGGGCCCCTCGATGCCCGACCGCTCGGGGAAGCCCCCGGTCCAGAGCGAGGACCGGGTCCCAGGGGACCAGGACCCCCAGGAGGCGGACCCCGGCTCCAAAGacagggaggagggcggggcggcgaggagggaggaggagtctcACCTGGACAGGAAGAGGCTGGAGAGGCAGACcgccaaggaggaggaggaggaagaggaggaggaggggggggacagggtgaacgggctgggaggggtgaggcggaggagggggagggagcttGGCTCCGACTCCCCCGGCAAGAGCGCGTCCCTGGACTCTCCCGCGGCAAACCGCATCGTCAGCGAGGTCAAG aGAGAGCCCCTGACCAGAGCCAGGAGTGAGGAGATGGGCAGGAGTATTCCGGGACTTCCTAATGGCTGGATGAAG TTCCTGGACACGGTGACGGGGACGTATCGCTACTACCACTCGCCCACCAACCGCGTGCACCTGTATCCCCCCGAGGTCACCGTGccccagaccccgccccccaccccgcccaccGCCAAGCCCCGGACCTCCCGCGGCGCCGGGCCGGACGCGGGCGCCGACCGGGGGGCGGAGCACGAGCAGTCGAAGCTGAAGCGGTCGTACTCGTCGCCGGACATCAGCCAGGAGCTCCGGGACGAGGCGGTGAAGAagagcagcaccaccaccgccaacgccgccgccgccgccgccacgcccaCCTTCAACAGAGAcaccaa ACCGGCCACTAAGGCCTACCCCAAGGTGGAGATCGCCCGGCCGTCGGCCGCCAAGATCCGGAACCTCAACCCGGTGTTCGGGGGGGTTGGAGCCTCCCTCACCGGCCTGCGTAACCTGGGCAACACCTGCTACATGAACTCCATCATGCAGTGTCTGTGCAACACCCCCGCCATGGCAGAGTACTTCAACCAGAACTACTACCAGGAGGATATCAACAG GGCAAACATCCTGGGCCACAAGGGGGAGGTGGCGGAGGAGTTCGGGGTGATCATGAAGGCGCTCTGGTCCGGcctctacaagatcatcagcgcCCGCGACTTCAAGATCACCATCGGAAAGATCAACGACCAGTTCTCCGGCTGCGAGCAGCAGGACTCCCAGGAGCTGCTGCTTTTCCTCATGGACGGCCTCCACGAAGACCTCAATAAG GCGGACAACAGGAAGCgctacaaggaggaggagaacgaccACCTGGACGACCAGAAGGCTGCGGACCTGGCCTGGAGCAAACACAAGCTGCTGAACGAGTCCATCATCGTGGCGCTGTTCCAGGGCCAGTTCAAGTCCACCGTGCAGTGCCTCACCTGCCACCGCAAGTCCCGCACCTTCGAGACCTTCATGTACTTGTCGCTGCCGCTCGCCTCCACCAGCAAGTGCTCCCTGCAG GACTGCCTGCGGCTGTTCTCCAAGGAGGAGCGACTGACGGACAACAACAAGGTGTTCTGCCGACACTGCAAGGCCCACCGGGACTCCACCAAGAAGCTGGAGATCTGGAAGGTCCCGCCCATCGTGCTGGTGCATCTCAAACG ATTCTCCTACGAGGGCCGCTGGAAGCAGAAGCTCCAAACGACCGTGGACTTCCCCCTGGAGGGCCTGGACCTATCACAATACGTCATCGCCCCCCGACAGAACCTTAAGAAGTACTGCCTCTACGGGGTGTCT AACCACTACGGGGGTCTGGACGGGGGCCACTACACCGCCTACTGTAAGAACGCCCTAAAGCAGCGCTGGTACAAGTTCGACGACCACGAGGTGTCGGAGATCTCAACCTCCCACGTCAAGTCCTCCGCCGCCTACATCCTCTTCTACTCCACGCTGtga